Proteins from a single region of Starkeya sp. ORNL1:
- a CDS encoding ABC transporter ATP-binding protein gives MASVARAVIPPAASAAVRIAGLRRGFDGRTVLAGIDIEVAKGEFVALLGRSGSGKSTILRAVAGLDVDAGVEGSGTIEVPARRAVLFQDSRLLPWARVIDNVVLGSYEPDSWRRAKAALGEVGLSGYERKWPKTLSGGEQQRVALARSLVRDPELILADEPFSALDALTRLRMQRLLLQLCERHGPAVLFVTHDVEEALRLADRVIVLADGRIVHDRPIIGVRDSAARFDAARDEILGRLGVSQD, from the coding sequence ATGGCGTCAGTCGCTCGCGCAGTGATCCCGCCCGCGGCGTCCGCCGCGGTGCGCATCGCCGGCCTTCGCCGCGGCTTCGACGGCCGCACCGTGCTCGCCGGTATCGACATCGAAGTTGCGAAGGGCGAGTTCGTCGCGCTGCTCGGGCGCAGCGGTTCGGGCAAGAGCACCATATTGCGCGCGGTCGCCGGGCTCGATGTCGATGCCGGGGTCGAGGGCAGCGGCACTATCGAGGTGCCGGCCCGCCGTGCCGTGCTGTTCCAGGATTCCCGGCTGCTGCCCTGGGCCCGCGTGATCGACAATGTGGTTCTCGGCTCCTATGAGCCGGATTCCTGGCGCCGCGCCAAAGCTGCGCTGGGCGAGGTCGGGCTCTCCGGCTATGAGCGCAAATGGCCGAAGACGCTGTCGGGCGGCGAACAGCAGCGCGTCGCGCTCGCCCGCTCGCTGGTGCGCGATCCCGAACTCATCCTTGCCGACGAGCCGTTCAGCGCGCTCGACGCGCTGACCCGGCTGCGCATGCAGCGCCTGCTGCTCCAGCTGTGCGAACGCCACGGCCCCGCCGTGCTGTTCGTCACCCACGATGTCGAGGAAGCGCTCCGGCTCGCCGACCGCGTCATCGTCCTCGCCGACGGCCGGATCGTCCATGACCGGCCCATCATCGGCGTGCGGGACAGCGCGGCGCGCTTCGACGCAGCCCGAGACGAGATACTGGGGCGCCTCGGCGTCTCGCAGGATTGA